The Magnetospirillum sp. genome includes a region encoding these proteins:
- the lpxK gene encoding tetraacyldisaccharide 4'-kinase, which yields MRAPEFWTKQGGLARVLAPLGAAYALGGDLRRRFAEPWRAPVPVVCVGNLTVGGTGKTPTVAALARTLTSQGRRVAILSRGYGGRLRGPSRVDPARHGARDVGDEPLLLARVAPVYVARDRKAGAEAAIADGADLLLMDDGFQNPQIEKTLSLVVVDGAAGFGNRSVFPAGPLREPVATGFARAHALVMIGADANAAAFGFGGPVLRADLVPTDKAAWAGVPVVAFAGIGRPQKFFDTLASLGAALRGTYPFADHHAYKRRQIERLLIIAKEQHAVLVTTEKDFVRVPADLAAQIRTVPVELRFADQPALLRLLAQGLAQGLAGGALK from the coding sequence ATGCGCGCACCTGAATTCTGGACCAAGCAAGGCGGCCTTGCGCGCGTCCTCGCACCGCTCGGTGCCGCCTATGCGCTCGGCGGCGATCTACGCCGCCGTTTTGCCGAGCCGTGGCGCGCCCCCGTTCCGGTCGTGTGTGTGGGCAATCTCACCGTGGGTGGGACCGGCAAAACGCCGACGGTCGCAGCGCTCGCCCGAACGCTGACCAGCCAAGGGCGGCGCGTGGCCATCTTGAGCCGCGGCTATGGCGGGCGGCTGCGCGGGCCCTCGCGCGTCGATCCGGCCCGGCACGGTGCACGCGATGTCGGCGACGAGCCGCTGCTGCTCGCACGGGTCGCCCCCGTCTATGTCGCGCGCGACCGCAAGGCGGGGGCTGAAGCCGCCATCGCCGACGGTGCCGATCTTCTGTTGATGGATGACGGCTTCCAGAATCCGCAGATCGAAAAGACATTGTCGCTGGTCGTGGTCGACGGGGCGGCGGGGTTCGGCAATCGGTCCGTTTTCCCGGCAGGCCCGTTGCGCGAGCCTGTGGCGACAGGCTTTGCACGCGCGCACGCCCTCGTGATGATCGGTGCGGACGCAAACGCCGCTGCCTTCGGCTTCGGTGGCCCCGTGTTGCGCGCCGATCTGGTGCCGACGGACAAGGCCGCGTGGGCAGGCGTGCCGGTCGTGGCCTTTGCCGGCATCGGCCGGCCGCAGAAATTCTTCGATACGCTTGCGAGCCTAGGGGCGGCACTGCGCGGCACCTATCCGTTTGCCGATCACCACGCCTACAAGCGCCGCCAGATCGAACGGCTGCTGATCATAGCCAAAGAGCAGCACGCCGTGCTTGTCACGACCGAGAAGGATTTTGTGCGGGTGCCGGCCGATCTCGCCGCACAGATCCGCACCGTGCCGGTCGAACTGCGTTTTGCCGATCAGCCCGCTTTGCTGCGTCTGCTGGCCCAGGGACTCGCCCAGGGACTCGCAGGGGGGGCGCTCAAATGA
- a CDS encoding 3-deoxy-D-manno-octulosonic acid transferase, with translation MMRALYRGLAALSIPALELLLARRVARGKEDASRLGERKGRGGRPRPAGKLLWIHGASLGEARSVLPLLRRLLASRPALSILVTTGSLTSAQMLARELDGARAFHQFVPLDVPRWVASFLDHWRPDAVLWLESELWPNLLGQVAARRIPAALVNARITARSAKRWMQARRVFAPPFEAFAVALAQSEEIAERLRTLGLGQTVAIGNLKHDAPKLAIDSVALAAFTAEAGTAPRWLAAQIHPIELGAILEAQRKLNGQAALVLVPRHAERGPEMAASAQALGLDARLRSRGEAFVPGAVYIADTMGELGLFYQACPIAFVGGSLEPHGGHNPLEPARAGAAIAFGPSMENFSEIADALCAAGAATRVADADALAAWVAGHLADPALVAREGAAAAAFAAQGAGTVERVLAALGPVLIGLGPEALDHART, from the coding sequence ATGATGCGCGCCCTTTATCGGGGCCTCGCCGCATTGAGCATCCCGGCCCTTGAATTGCTGCTCGCCCGCCGCGTCGCGCGCGGCAAGGAAGACGCGTCGCGGCTCGGCGAGCGCAAGGGCCGCGGCGGCCGGCCGCGCCCGGCGGGCAAACTCTTGTGGATCCACGGGGCTTCGCTCGGCGAGGCGCGCTCGGTGCTGCCGCTGTTGCGCCGCCTGCTCGCATCGCGCCCGGCTTTGTCGATCCTCGTCACGACCGGCTCGCTTACGTCCGCGCAGATGCTCGCGCGCGAGCTCGACGGTGCGCGCGCCTTCCACCAATTCGTGCCGCTCGATGTGCCGCGCTGGGTCGCGAGCTTCCTCGACCATTGGCGCCCCGATGCGGTGCTGTGGCTCGAAAGCGAATTGTGGCCCAATCTGCTGGGGCAGGTTGCTGCAAGGCGCATCCCTGCCGCTCTCGTGAATGCGCGCATCACCGCACGCTCGGCCAAACGCTGGATGCAGGCGCGCCGGGTGTTTGCCCCGCCCTTCGAGGCGTTTGCCGTGGCGTTGGCGCAAAGCGAGGAAATCGCCGAACGCTTGCGCACCTTGGGCCTTGGCCAAACGGTCGCCATCGGCAATCTCAAACACGATGCGCCCAAACTCGCGATCGACTCGGTTGCCCTCGCAGCCTTTACGGCCGAAGCCGGTACGGCGCCGCGTTGGCTTGCGGCCCAAATCCATCCCATCGAACTCGGCGCCATTCTCGAAGCGCAGCGCAAGCTCAACGGCCAGGCCGCCCTTGTGCTCGTCCCGCGCCATGCCGAACGCGGGCCCGAAATGGCGGCTTCTGCCCAAGCGCTTGGCTTGGACGCACGCTTGCGCAGCCGTGGCGAAGCGTTCGTACCAGGTGCCGTCTATATCGCCGATACGATGGGCGAGCTCGGACTGTTCTACCAAGCCTGCCCGATCGCGTTTGTCGGCGGCTCGCTCGAGCCGCATGGCGGCCACAATCCGCTTGAGCCCGCGCGTGCGGGTGCAGCCATCGCCTTCGGCCCGTCGATGGAGAATTTTTCGGAAATCGCCGACGCCTTGTGCGCCGCCGGTGCCGCCACACGCGTTGCCGATGCAGATGCGCTCGCCGCTTGGGTTGCAGGGCACTTGGCCGATCCGGCCTTGGTCGCGCGCGAAGGCGCTGCCGCAGCCGCGTTTGCTGCCCAAGGGGCGGGAACGGTCGAGCGTGTGCTGGCGGCCCTCGGGCCAGTGCTGATCGGTCTCGGGCCGGAGGCGCTCGACCATGCGCGCACCTGA
- a CDS encoding lysophospholipid acyltransferase family protein, with the protein MLKNFFRSAFGQTLLAALAAGYMRFVHATTRWQTLGNEHPENCAAAGKPFIGCFWHQRMLMLPPIWAHRRNLHMLTSTHADGILIAKAIAHFGVKMIEGSTNRGAAAALRMMVEKLRQGEQVAITPDGPRGPARKAAPGVASVAMLAQAVVIPVAYSVSRARFMRSWDRMLIPLPFSRGVMIWGEPMAPPATRAEIEAFSLELEARLDALCVDADRRVGLKAP; encoded by the coding sequence TTGCTCAAAAACTTCTTCCGCTCGGCCTTTGGCCAGACGCTGCTGGCGGCCCTTGCCGCCGGCTACATGCGTTTTGTCCATGCCACCACGCGATGGCAGACGCTGGGCAACGAACATCCGGAAAACTGCGCGGCTGCCGGCAAGCCGTTCATTGGCTGTTTCTGGCATCAGCGCATGCTGATGCTGCCGCCGATCTGGGCGCATCGGCGCAACCTGCACATGCTGACATCGACCCATGCCGACGGTATCCTGATCGCCAAGGCGATCGCGCATTTCGGCGTGAAGATGATCGAAGGCTCGACCAATCGCGGGGCGGCGGCGGCCTTGCGCATGATGGTGGAGAAATTGCGCCAGGGCGAGCAGGTGGCCATCACGCCCGATGGGCCGCGCGGGCCTGCGCGCAAAGCGGCCCCGGGTGTGGCCTCGGTTGCGATGCTCGCACAGGCCGTGGTGATTCCGGTCGCCTATTCGGTGTCGCGCGCGCGTTTCATGCGCTCGTGGGACCGCATGCTGATCCCGCTGCCGTTCTCGCGCGGCGTGATGATCTGGGGCGAGCCCATGGCCCCGCCCGCCACGCGCGCCGAGATCGAGGCGTTTTCCCTCGAACTCGAAGCGCGGCTCGATGCGCTGTGCGTCGACGCCGACCGGCGCGTCGGGCTCAAAGCGCCATGA
- a CDS encoding PAS domain-containing protein — translation MTAAPEFKEPKLAELFAFWQARQRGGRYPDRADFDPVDMRAWLGHLMLVELAEERWIYRLYGTYFVETFRREMTGKAIDELPPEQAKLLQEEYDRVRIGAAPVVRTYSALFEFGTLDGRKSWQLDQTWERVSLPLSDRSKGDDSVRLVLVGAYIVAGHES, via the coding sequence TTGACCGCCGCACCCGAATTCAAAGAGCCCAAACTCGCCGAGTTGTTCGCCTTCTGGCAGGCGCGCCAGCGCGGGGGCCGCTATCCCGACCGCGCCGACTTCGACCCGGTCGACATGCGCGCATGGCTCGGGCACCTGATGCTGGTCGAGCTTGCCGAAGAGCGCTGGATCTACCGGCTCTACGGCACCTATTTCGTCGAAACGTTCCGCCGCGAAATGACCGGCAAAGCGATCGACGAATTGCCGCCCGAACAGGCCAAGTTGCTGCAGGAAGAATACGACCGCGTGCGCATCGGTGCCGCCCCGGTCGTGCGCACCTATTCGGCCCTGTTCGAATTCGGCACGCTCGACGGGCGCAAAAGCTGGCAACTCGACCAGACATGGGAACGCGTGTCGCTGCCTTTGTCCGACCGGTCCAAAGGCGACGACAGCGTGCGCCTCGTGCTCGTGGGTGCCTATATCGTCGCGGGCCACGAAAGCTGA
- a CDS encoding cysteine dioxygenase family protein, with the protein MHPALSEFVDGAKREIDRLPDVADRVDAIAPLMQRLTQLAPEFLGPEHRQSDPAHYRRNAIYLCPDDKLSLYALVWLPGQWTPVHDHGSWGVVGVVEGFLEERAYMCPHGEICADSGIALKRGGVVLLNPGAVTSFVPNPDHIHMTGVAAGRPTCVSLHLYGRNMSSFHMYDVAAGTRRRIDVGHHKTTD; encoded by the coding sequence ATGCATCCTGCCCTGTCCGAATTCGTCGACGGCGCCAAACGCGAAATCGACCGCCTTCCAGACGTTGCCGACCGCGTCGATGCGATCGCCCCTTTGATGCAGCGCCTGACGCAGCTTGCGCCCGAGTTTCTCGGACCCGAACATCGCCAGTCCGATCCCGCGCACTATCGGCGCAACGCGATCTATCTGTGCCCGGACGACAAGCTGTCGCTCTACGCGCTCGTGTGGCTGCCGGGCCAATGGACGCCCGTGCACGACCATGGCAGCTGGGGCGTGGTCGGCGTCGTGGAAGGGTTCCTCGAAGAGCGCGCCTATATGTGCCCGCACGGCGAAATCTGCGCCGATAGCGGTATTGCGCTCAAACGCGGCGGGGTCGTGCTCCTCAATCCGGGGGCGGTCACGAGCTTCGTGCCCAACCCCGACCATATCCATATGACCGGTGTCGCCGCCGGCAGGCCCACTTGCGTGTCCTTGCATCTCTACGGCCGCAACATGAGCTCGTTCCACATGTACGACGTCGCGGCCGGTACGCGCCGGCGCATCGATGTGGGCCACCACAAAACGACGGACTGA
- a CDS encoding D-glycerate dehydrogenase: protein MTRRRPLVIVTRKLPDQIETRMMELFECRLNLDDHPFSQAELMRAMAEVEILVPTVTDNLDAVLINGAGADLKLIASFGTGINHIALDAAKARGITVTNTPGVLTEDTADMTMALILAVARRIGEGERLVRSGRWTGWAPTAMLGMRLAGKRLGIVGMGRIGLAVAKRARAFGMSIHYHNRRRIDAAVESEVEATYWESLDQMLGHIDVLSVNCPHTPATYHLLSARRLRLLKPRAIVVNTARGSVIEEEALARALYAREIAGAGLDVYEHESQVHPRLLELDNVVLLPHIGSATHQGRDAMGEKVIVNIKSFVDGHTPPDKVVHTIF from the coding sequence ATGACCCGTCGCCGCCCGCTTGTGATCGTCACGCGCAAACTGCCCGACCAGATCGAGACGCGCATGATGGAACTGTTCGAGTGCAGGCTCAATCTCGACGACCATCCGTTCAGCCAAGCCGAGCTCATGCGCGCGATGGCGGAGGTCGAAATTCTGGTCCCGACCGTGACCGACAATCTCGACGCCGTGCTGATCAACGGCGCGGGGGCCGATCTCAAGCTCATCGCTTCGTTCGGCACGGGCATCAACCACATCGCACTCGACGCCGCCAAGGCGCGCGGCATCACGGTCACCAACACGCCGGGCGTGCTGACCGAGGACACTGCCGACATGACGATGGCGCTGATCCTGGCGGTCGCCCGCCGCATCGGCGAGGGTGAGCGTCTCGTGCGCAGCGGTCGCTGGACCGGTTGGGCGCCCACCGCCATGCTCGGCATGCGCTTGGCCGGCAAGCGCCTCGGCATCGTCGGCATGGGGCGCATCGGTCTCGCGGTCGCAAAGCGCGCGCGCGCTTTCGGCATGTCGATCCACTACCATAATCGCCGCCGCATCGACGCGGCCGTCGAGAGCGAGGTCGAGGCGACATATTGGGAAAGCCTCGACCAGATGCTGGGCCATATCGACGTGCTGTCGGTCAATTGCCCGCACACGCCGGCCACGTACCATCTGCTGTCGGCGCGTCGCCTGCGCTTGCTCAAGCCGCGCGCGATCGTGGTCAACACGGCGCGCGGCTCGGTGATCGAGGAAGAAGCGCTGGCGCGTGCGCTTTACGCGCGCGAGATCGCGGGGGCCGGGCTCGACGTGTACGAGCACGAATCGCAGGTGCATCCGCGCCTGCTCGAACTCGACAACGTCGTGCTGCTGCCGCATATCGGCTCGGCCACGCACCAGGGCCGCGACGCGATGGGCGAGAAGGTCATCGTGAACATCAAAAGCTTCGTCGACGGCCACACCCCGCCCGACAAAGTCGTGCATACGATTTTTTGA
- a CDS encoding SH3 domain-containing protein, giving the protein MAPMIRLLTTLLLLPVFAAPLAAQAQRENLPVPRFVSLRSEEVNLRTGPGVRYPVEWVFVRRQMPVEILQEFETWRRIRDRDGTEGWVHQSMLTGRRSAVVEGEMRNLRRRPETDAPVVARVEPGVIAAILECRDAWCRLETAGFRGWVQRGEIWGVYPNEAIK; this is encoded by the coding sequence ATGGCGCCCATGATTCGCTTGCTCACCACGCTGCTGCTTCTCCCGGTTTTTGCCGCCCCGCTGGCGGCACAAGCCCAGCGCGAAAACCTGCCTGTACCCCGCTTCGTGTCGCTGCGCTCGGAAGAGGTCAATCTGCGCACCGGCCCCGGCGTACGCTATCCGGTCGAATGGGTGTTCGTGCGCCGCCAGATGCCGGTCGAGATCCTGCAGGAATTCGAGACGTGGCGGCGCATCCGCGACCGCGACGGCACCGAAGGCTGGGTGCATCAAAGCATGCTCACGGGCCGCCGCTCGGCCGTCGTCGAAGGCGAGATGCGCAATCTGCGCCGCCGCCCGGAAACGGACGCGCCCGTGGTGGCGCGCGTCGAGCCCGGCGTGATCGCGGCCATTCTCGAATGCCGCGACGCGTGGTGCCGGCTCGAGACGGCGGGTTTCCGCGGCTGGGTCCAACGCGGCGAGATTTGGGGCGTCTATCCGAACGAGGCGATAAAATGA
- a CDS encoding lecithin retinol acyltransferase family protein, with protein sequence MSDQTVYVEPGDIVAVRRAAYWHVGIADGRGHAISRLPHQGVVRLPLETFAKGRALYVVPIDRPSFPPAEIVARAQERLGEAGYDWLEKNCEHFVGECAFGEARSRQVRLAGAIGTLAGLALNFVGPNWIAAGAVGLVSAATFALTAKPPRAVAADDAALGHAADANRIA encoded by the coding sequence ATGAGCGACCAAACGGTTTACGTCGAACCTGGCGACATCGTCGCCGTGCGGCGTGCGGCCTATTGGCATGTCGGCATTGCCGACGGACGCGGCCACGCGATCAGCCGCCTGCCGCACCAGGGTGTGGTGCGCCTTCCGCTCGAGACCTTCGCCAAAGGCCGCGCCCTCTATGTGGTGCCGATTGACCGGCCGAGCTTTCCGCCCGCCGAGATCGTGGCGCGCGCGCAGGAACGGCTCGGCGAAGCGGGCTACGATTGGCTCGAAAAGAACTGCGAGCATTTTGTGGGCGAATGCGCGTTCGGCGAAGCGCGCAGCCGCCAAGTGCGGCTCGCCGGTGCCATCGGCACGCTTGCCGGCCTCGCGCTCAATTTCGTCGGACCGAACTGGATTGCCGCAGGGGCCGTGGGCCTCGTGTCGGCCGCAACCTTTGCGCTCACGGCAAAGCCGCCGCGCGCAGTTGCCGCCGACGACGCGGCTCTGGGCCACGCCGCCGACGCAAACAGGATCGCTTAA
- a CDS encoding DUF3501 family protein, with protein sequence MALAVKREISRADILPIEAYALERKALRESVVAAKRLRRVSVGPDATFYFENYQTMWHQVHEMLFIEKGGEAQIADELAAFNPLIPQGAELVATMMIEIDDAVRRAATLNKLGHIERHIAFEVGGKRIAAAGETDVERTKDDGKTSSVHFLRFAFDTASIAAFCKPGARVLLGIDHPNYGHMAVLGEDVRAALAEDFSA encoded by the coding sequence ATGGCTCTCGCCGTGAAGCGCGAAATCTCGCGCGCCGACATTCTGCCTATCGAAGCCTATGCGCTTGAGCGCAAGGCGTTGCGCGAAAGCGTGGTCGCGGCCAAGCGCCTGCGTCGTGTTTCCGTCGGCCCCGACGCCACCTTCTATTTCGAGAATTACCAGACGATGTGGCATCAGGTGCACGAGATGCTGTTCATCGAAAAGGGCGGCGAAGCGCAGATCGCCGACGAGCTTGCCGCGTTCAACCCGCTGATCCCGCAGGGTGCCGAACTCGTCGCCACGATGATGATCGAAATCGACGATGCGGTGCGCCGTGCGGCCACGCTCAACAAGCTCGGCCATATCGAGCGCCACATCGCGTTCGAAGTGGGCGGCAAGCGCATTGCCGCCGCAGGAGAAACCGACGTCGAGCGCACCAAGGACGACGGCAAGACCTCGTCCGTGCATTTCCTGCGCTTTGCGTTCGACACAGCTTCGATCGCGGCGTTTTGCAAGCCGGGTGCGCGCGTGCTGCTCGGCATCGACCATCCGAATTACGGCCACATGGCCGTGCTCGGCGAAGACGTGCGCGCGGCTCTGGCCGAGGATTTCTCGGCTTAA
- a CDS encoding heterodisulfide reductase-related iron-sulfur binding cluster, producing MREGSLEAPTRHKLDWTNPDFWNEEKLDAELRRVFDICHGCRRCFNLCDSFPKLFDLVDATPGEVLEEVPSSEFKGVVDACTLCDMCFLTKCPYVPPHEFNLDFPHLMLRYRAIEAKKGKVPFAEKELTKTDRNGRLAGLVSGVANWATDTKNTTTRALLENVAGVDREAALPKFHGATFEVRAKRETLVPNPEAPAFGKRKAALYATCFVNYNNPNIGMAMRAVLAKNGVDSKVVYPKCCGMPQLEHGEIDKVAANAALVARELSPLIDEGYDIVALIPSCALMLKFEWPLILPDDPFVAKLAKATFDASEYVVDIHKKHGLAPGLSELDGGVSMHFACHARAQNMGPKAAEMLRLIPKVSVAIIERCSGHGGSWGVMKNNFETALKVGKPAIKAVAANKKTYLSSECPLAGEHLVQGLERLDMADKPQIDHSLHPIELFAKAYGLVSPTGSN from the coding sequence ATGCGCGAAGGCAGTCTCGAAGCGCCGACAAGGCACAAGCTCGACTGGACCAATCCGGATTTCTGGAACGAAGAAAAGCTCGACGCCGAATTGCGCCGCGTGTTCGACATCTGCCACGGCTGCCGGCGCTGCTTCAATCTGTGCGACTCGTTCCCCAAGCTGTTCGACCTTGTCGATGCCACACCGGGCGAAGTGCTCGAAGAAGTGCCGTCGAGCGAATTCAAGGGCGTCGTGGACGCATGCACGCTGTGCGACATGTGCTTCCTCACCAAATGCCCCTACGTGCCGCCGCACGAATTCAATCTCGATTTCCCGCATCTGATGCTGCGCTACCGCGCCATCGAAGCCAAAAAGGGCAAGGTGCCGTTCGCGGAGAAGGAACTCACCAAGACCGACCGCAACGGCCGCTTGGCCGGCCTCGTGTCGGGCGTTGCCAATTGGGCGACCGACACCAAGAACACAACGACGCGTGCACTCCTCGAAAACGTCGCGGGCGTGGATCGCGAAGCGGCCTTGCCGAAATTCCACGGGGCGACGTTCGAAGTGCGTGCCAAGCGCGAAACACTCGTGCCGAACCCCGAGGCCCCCGCCTTCGGCAAACGCAAGGCAGCGCTCTACGCGACGTGCTTCGTGAACTACAACAACCCGAATATCGGCATGGCGATGCGCGCCGTGCTGGCCAAAAACGGCGTCGACAGCAAGGTCGTGTATCCCAAATGCTGCGGCATGCCGCAGCTTGAGCATGGCGAGATCGACAAGGTCGCGGCGAATGCGGCCCTCGTGGCGCGCGAATTGAGCCCGCTGATCGACGAGGGCTACGACATCGTTGCGTTGATCCCGTCGTGCGCGCTCATGCTCAAATTCGAATGGCCGCTGATTCTGCCCGACGATCCGTTCGTGGCCAAGCTCGCCAAGGCGACGTTCGACGCGTCCGAATACGTCGTCGACATCCACAAGAAGCACGGGCTTGCACCGGGCTTGAGCGAGCTCGACGGCGGCGTATCGATGCATTTCGCCTGCCATGCACGCGCCCAGAATATGGGCCCGAAGGCCGCCGAAATGCTGCGCCTGATCCCCAAAGTGAGCGTGGCCATCATCGAGCGCTGCTCGGGCCACGGCGGCTCGTGGGGGGTCATGAAAAACAATTTCGAGACGGCTCTTAAAGTCGGAAAACCCGCGATCAAGGCTGTCGCCGCCAACAAAAAGACCTATCTCTCTTCCGAATGCCCGCTTGCGGGCGAGCATTTGGTGCAAGGGCTGGAGCGGCTCGACATGGCGGACAAGCCGCAGATCGACCATTCGCTGCATCCCATCGAACTTTTTGCCAAAGCCTACGGGCTCGTATCCCCCACGGGCTCGAATTGA
- a CDS encoding rubrerythrin family protein: protein MPALKGTKTEKHLKEAFAGESQANRRYLYFAQKADVEGYNDVAAVFRSTAEGETGHAHGHLEFLEEVGDPATGEPIGTTEQNLKASIAGETHEYTDMYPGMAKAAREEGFDEIADWFETLAKAEKSHAGKFSKTLEAMKASA, encoded by the coding sequence ATGCCCGCACTCAAAGGGACCAAGACCGAAAAGCATCTGAAGGAAGCCTTTGCCGGCGAAAGCCAGGCCAATCGCCGCTATCTCTATTTCGCGCAAAAGGCCGACGTTGAAGGCTACAATGACGTCGCCGCCGTGTTCCGCTCGACGGCCGAAGGCGAAACGGGCCACGCGCACGGCCACCTCGAGTTCCTCGAGGAAGTCGGCGACCCGGCCACGGGCGAGCCGATCGGCACGACCGAGCAGAACCTGAAGGCTTCGATCGCCGGCGAAACGCACGAATACACCGACATGTATCCGGGCATGGCGAAGGCTGCGCGCGAAGAAGGCTTCGACGAAATTGCTGACTGGTTCGAGACCTTGGCCAAGGCCGAGAAGTCGCATGCCGGCAAGTTCTCCAAGACGCTCGAAGCGATGAAGGCTTCGGCCTAA